The Prunus persica cultivar Lovell chromosome G8, Prunus_persica_NCBIv2, whole genome shotgun sequence genome includes a region encoding these proteins:
- the LOC18766866 gene encoding DNA-directed RNA polymerases II, IV and V subunit 3, with protein MEGKSYQRLPRVKIREMRDDYMKFELRDTDASVANALRRVMIAEVPTVAIDLVEIEINSSVLNDEFIAHRLGLIPLTSDRAMSMRFSRDCDACDGDGQCEFCSVEFHLRAKCHSDQTLDVTSKDLLSSDHTVVPVDFSDSAGMESSEQKGIIIVKLRRGQELRLRAIARKGIGKDHAKWSPAATVTFMYEPDIRINEELMDMLTLDEKKAWVESSPTKVFDFDPKTEKVMVVDPEAYTYDDEVIKKAEAMGKPGLVDIIAKEDSFIFTVESTGAVKASQLLLNAIEILKQKLDAVRLSEDTVEADDQFGELGAHMRGG; from the exons ATGGAAGGCAAATCGTACCAGAGGCTACCGCGGGTCAAAATCCGTGAAATGCGTGACGACTACATGAAGTTCGAGCTCCGCGACACCGACGCCAGCGTCGCTAACGCGCTCCGGCGAGTGATGATCGCCGAGGTACCCACCGTCGCCATCGACCTCGTCGAGATCGAGATCAACTCGTCCGTGCTTAACGACGAGTTCATAGCCCACAGGCTCGGACTCATCCCATTGACCTCCGACCGAGCCATGAGCATGCGCTTCTCACGTGACTGCGACGCCTGCGACGGCGACGGCCAGTGCGAGTTCTGCTCCGTCGAGTTTCATCTTCGCGCCAAGTGCCATTCCGACCAAACCCTAGACGTCACCAGCAAGGACCTTCTCAGCTCTGACCACACCGTCGTCCCCGTCGATTTCTCCGATTCCGCCGGCATGGAATCCTCTGAACAAAA AGGGATTATCATTGTGAAGTTGCGAAGGGGGCAAGAGCTGAGGCTAAGGGCCATTGCCAGAAAGGGGATTGGCAAAGATCATGCCAAGTGGTCACCTGCAGCCACTGTCACTTTCATGTACGAACCTGATATTCGAATCAATGAGGAGTTGATGGATATGTTGACTCTTGATGAGAAGAAGGCTTGGGTTGAAAGTAGTCCTACCAAAGTCTTTGACTTTGATCCTAAAACCGAGAAG GTCATGGTGGTTGATCCTGAAGCATACACCTATGATGATGAAGTGATCAAGAAAGCAGAAGCTATGGGGAAGCCTGGGCTTGTGGATATCATTGCAAAAGAAGATAGTTTTATTTTCACAGTGGAATCTACTGGTGCTGTCAAAGCTTCTCAGTTGTTACTCAATGCCATTGAAATCCTGAAACAGAAACTGGATGCAGTGCGCCTTTCTGAGGATACTGTAGAAGCTGATGATCAGTTTGGTGAATTAGGTGCTCATATGCGAGGAGGATGA
- the LOC18768034 gene encoding disease resistance protein RPM1, whose translation MAETAVNSVIDKLVALLRDEGNLLIGIHDEVTSIKDILESMMSFLKDADAQAERANLSSSVKTWVMQTRQMASHIEDVIDDYLHLVAYRGNKRGLGGFLRKSTHLVMGLFARHEIASEIQRIKKRVLEIRATSAAYGFNSTQQISFSSSMRDDMIFDPRMASLYTEEAELVGIQTLRDELIAWLIDGEVASRRSVISVVGMGGLGKTTLAKKVYDNPRFVEWFPWRAWIPVSQSNKNDDTLRGILTELHRTVNKTLPEGIKTMDWRLLIDTLRGFLKEKRYAIVFDDVWSINFWECLKLALPDNNNGSRIIITTRISEVAASCREACSDQVVDKEILVKFVFTQVYHLEPLSQALAWQLFCKKTFQDSEGRCPPELKQFAITIVNKCGGLPLAIVAISGLLSTRCGDVYQWRKLHDSLGSELEFNPHLTNVTKILSFSYHDLPPQLKPCFLYFGTYPNNCTIRCATLIRKWIAEGFIKEQRDKTLEEVAEEYLTELIQRSLVQVSYVDDRGMRRECQVHDVMREAVILLKIGNLSFSQFLQEDSTFNSNMRHLSVGRNAYNVFGGIKNSRAHSLCFFHGIGGPENPFTCCRNLYKRFKFLRLLDFEDSPLDNLPDEVGYLYHLRYLSLRKTSVKILPKSIGKLVNLETLDLKLSLVHEIRNEITKLPKLRNFLAYTKINKRKFTWTGLAKAVVIQEGIKGWGNLQKLHLVEATDNVDKEIGNLRQLRRLGLDKLTTKQGKDLCASMGKLSHLKSLEVRTINGDEIIDLQCLSPPPQRLQTLILGGRLEKLPDWIAGLGFLTQLRLCGSGLVGDHGTLKVLQGLPMLLDLRIAEAFSCEELHFDGGFSKLESLMLCTNPFKFMRIHKGALPLLKSLWIQSSPQLRQVPSGICNLKNLKRLEFVDMPTHFIDGIQVQETEHRVGPRIFVVQMEGDILITSEVIESALFP comes from the exons ATGGCAGAGACTGCAGTGAACAGTGTCATTGACAAGTTGGTTGCATTGTTAAGGGATGAAGGGAATTTGTTGATCGGCATCCACGACGAGGTTACAAGTATAAAAGATATTCTGGAGAGCATGATGTCTTTCTTGAAGGATGCAGACGCACAGGCAGAAAGGGCAAACTTGAGTAGCAGTGTGAAAACTTGGGTGATGCAAACAAGGCAGATGGCCAGTCACATAGAAGATGTCATTGATGATTACCTGCATCTGGTAGCATATCGTGGTAACAAACGTGGACTCGGTGGTTTTCTTCGTAAGAGCACTCACCTTGTGATGGGGCTTTTTGCGCGCCATGAGATAGCCTCAGAGATTCAACGTATCAAAAAACGGGTGCTGGAAATTCGGGCCACAAGTGCAGCATATGGCTTCAATTCAACACAACAAATTTCATTTAGCTCTTCAATGAGAGATGATATGATATTTGACCCGCGAATGGCTTCCCTATACACAGAGGAAGCTGAACTTGTTGGCATTCAAACCTTGAGAGATGAATTGATAGCTTGGTTGATAGATGGAGAGGTAGCATCCAGACGCTCAGTCATTTCAGTGGTTGGCATGGGTGGTCTGGGAAAGACCACTCTTGCAAAGAAAGTCTATGACAACCCAAGATTCGTAGAGTGGTTTCCTTGGCGTGCTTGGATCCCAGTGTCACAATCAAACAAGAACGATGACACACTTAGAGGCATACTCACAGAACTGCACAGGACAGTGAATAAGACTCTTCCAGAGGGAATTAAAACAATGGATTGGAGACTGTTGATTGACACTTTGCGAGGATTTCTTAAGGAAAAGAGATACGCAATTGTCTTTGATGATGTGTGGAGTATAAACTTTTGGGAGTGTCTAAAGCTTGCATTACCCGATAACAACAATGGCAGCAGGATAATCATTACAACACGGATAAGTGAGGTTGCTGCTTCTTGCAGAGAAGCTTGTTCTGATCAAGttgtagacaaagaaattttggt GAAATTCGTGTTTACACAAGTATACCACCTTGAACCATTATCTCAAGCTCTGGCGTGGCAACTCTTCTGCAAGAAGACATTCCAAGATTCTGAGGGACGTTGTCCACCCGAATTGAAGCAATTTGCTATTACAATAGTTAACAAATGTGGAGGATTACCTCTTGCAATTGTAGCTATAAGTGGACTTCTATCAACCAGATGCGGCGATGTGTATCAGTGGAGAAAATTGCATGATAGTCTTGGCTCAGAGCTGGAATTTAATCCTCATTTGACAAATGTTACaaaaattctttcttttagctATCATGATTTACCTCCCCAACTCAAGCCTTGCTTCTTATACTTCGGGACATATCCAAATAATTGCACCATCAGATGTGCTACACTGATTCGGAAATGGATTGCTGAGGGGTTTATAAAGGAGCAAAGAGACAAAACATTGGAAGAGGTTGCAGAAGAATACTTGACAGAGCTTATCCAAAGAAGCCTAGTACAAGTGTCATATGTTGATGATAGAGGGATGCGTAGAGAATGTCAAGTCCATGATGTAATGCGCGAGGCTGTGATCCTTTTAAAGATTGGAAATCTAAgcttttctcaatttttgcAAGAAGATTCAACATTCAATTCAAATATGAGGCACCTATCTGTTGGTCGCAATGCATATAATGTTTTTGGTGGCATTAAAAACTCTCGTGCCCATTCCTTGTGTTTTTTCCATGGCATAGGTGGGCCAGAAAATCCTTTCACCTGTTGTAGAAACTTGTACAAAAGATTCAAGTTCTTGAGATTATTAGACTTCGAAGATAGTCCGCTTGACAATCTTCCTGATGAAGTTGGATACTTATACCACTTGAGGTATTTGAGTTTGAGGAAGACAAGTGTGAAGATTCTTCCGAAATCCATTGGGAAGCTCGTGAACTTGGAGACTCTAGATTTGAAGCTATCTCTAGTGCATGAGATACGAAATGAAATCACTAAGCTTCCAAAgcttagaaattttttagcatacactaaaataaacaaaagaaagtttaCATGGACTGGACTTGCAAAAGCTGTGGTGATTCAAGAGGGGATCAAGGGTTGGGGAAACCTGCAAAAGCTACATCTTGTGGAGGCAACAGATAACGTAGATAAAGAAATTGGGAACTTGAGGCAATTAAGAAGGTTGGGCTTGGATAAACTTACGACGAAACAAGGGAAAGATCTATGTGCCTCCATGGGAAAGTTGTCCCACTTGAAATCATTGGAAGTAAGAACAATAAATGGTGATGAAATTATTGATTTACAGTGTCTCTCCCCTCCTCCCCAACGTCTTCAAACTCTAATTTTGGGGGGGCGACTAGAAAAGCTGCCTGATTGGATTGCTGGACTTGGCTTTTTAACTCAATTACGTTTATGTGGGTCGGGACTAGTAGGGGATCACGGTACCTTAAAAGTCCTACAAGGTCTACCCATGTTATTGGACCTTAGGATTGCTGAGGCGTTTAGTTGTGAGGAACTGCATTTTGATGGAGGATTTTCGAAACTGGAGTCGCTCATGCTGTGCACGAACCCCTTCAAATTCATGAGAATTCACAAGGGAGCATTGCCCCTTCTCAAATCTTTGTGGATTCAATCTAGTCCGCAACTGCGACAGGTGCCTTCCGGCATCTGCAACCTCAAAAATCTAAAACGTCTAGAGTTTGTGGATATGCCTACGCATTTCATAGATGGGATTCAAGTTCAAGAAACAGAGCACCGTGTCGGTCCCAGAATATTTGTTGTGCAAATGGAAGGTGATATACTCATAACCTCCGAAGTAATAGAATCAGCACTTTTTCCATAG
- the LOC18768778 gene encoding disease resistance protein RPM1, which translates to MATHIEDVIDEYLHHVADRRNKRGFTGFLHKTSNFLGGLFARHDIASEIQLIKKRVLQIQQTSEVYRFNSTEQTSFSFSRRDDMLFDPRMASIYTEEAELVGIQTLRDKLIGWSIGGEVASRRSVSSLVGIGGLGKTTLASKVYDNPRFTEWFDWRAWITVSQSYKNEDILRNMIAEFHRVRKESVPEGIETMDLKLLIDTLREYLKEKRYAVVFDDVWSTNLWQCVKLALPDNNNGSRIIITTRKNEVAAACREAFSDQVYDLEPLSPDKAWELFCNKTFRVSGGYCPPELKKFATTIVSRCGGLPLAIVAISGLLQTKGGDVSQWRKLLDSLTSELESNPHLTNITKILSFSYYDLPYQLRPCFLYFGTYPENCTVRCSRLIRQWIAAGFIKEQRGKTLEDVAEEYLTELIQRSLVQVSLVDDFSGKLRECQVHDVMREAVILLKTKDISISEFLEEDSSFNENSRHLCVYSIAYNIFGSIENSRAHSLCFFKGIGEPQNPLTACSNLYKRFKLLRVLDFEDSLLDNLPEEVGYIYHLRYLSLRNTRVKILPKSMGKLVNLETLDLKHSLVHQIPLEINKLPKLRSLLAYTEEKNKEFSFTSRRAVGIQDGIECWGNLQKLYAVEASNSLVKGVGNSTQLRTLGIHKLTRKQGKDLCASIGKMPQLQSLEVKAINSDEIVDIQHISNPPQRLQGFYLMGRLEKLPDWIAGLCLLTRLSLCWSGLAGDQDPLKVLQVLPNLMQLVIHEAFSCEELHFERGFLKLKDLRLRHLKGLKLMTIHNGALPLLETLYVGPSPQLQQVPSGIRHLENLKSLLLVDMPSRLMDGIHVQETQHRVGPKVFFIQSIIGTNTFRTVKVIDSAIFV; encoded by the coding sequence ATGGCCACTCACATAGAAGATGTCATTGATGAATACCTACATCATGTAGCAGACCGTCGTAATAAACGTGGATTTACTGGTTTCCTTCATAAAACCAGTAACTTTTTGGGAGGGCTATTTGCACGCCACGATATAGCCTCGGAGATTCAACTTATCAAAAAACGTGTCCTCCAAATCCAGCAAACAAGTGAAGTATATCGCTTCAATTCAACAGAGCAAACTTCATTCAGCTTTTCAAGAAGAGATGATATGTTATTTGACCCGCGAATGGCTTCCATTTACACAGAGGAAGCCGAACTCGTTGGTATTCAAACTTTGAGAGATAAACTGATAGGTTGGTCCATAGGAGGAGAGGTAGCATCTAGACGCTCAGTCAGTTCATTGGTTGGCATTGGAGGTCTCGGAAAGACCACTCTTGCAAGCAAAGTCTACGACAACCCAAGGTTCACGGAATGGTTTGATTGGCGCGCTTGGATCACAGTGTCACAATCATACAAGAACGAAGACATACTCAGAAACATGATTGCAGAATTCCACAGGGTGAGGAAGGAGTCTGTACCAGAGGGAATTGAAACAATggatttgaaattgttgattGACACTCTGCGAGAATATCTCAAGGAAAAGAGATACGCAGTTGTTTTTGATGATGTGTGGAGCACAAACTTGTGGCAGTGTGTAAAGCTTGCATTACCCGATAACAACAATGGCAGTAGGATAATTATCACAACTCGCAAGAATGAGGTTGCTGCTGCTTGCAGAGAAGCTTTTTCTGATCAAGTGTACGACCTTGAACCATTGTCTCCAGACAAGGCGTGGGAACTCTTCTGCAACAAGACATTCAGAGTTTCCGGGGGATATTGTCCGCCAGAGTTGAAGAAATTTGCTACTACAATAGTTAGCAGATGTGGAGGATTGCCTCTTGCAATTGTGGCTATAAGTGGACTTCTACAAACCAAAGGCGGGGATGTGTCTCAATGGAGAAAATTGCTTGATAGTCTTACCTCAGAGCTGGAGTCTAATCCTCATTTGacaaatattacaaaaattctttcttttagctATTATGATTTACCATACCAACTCAGACCTTGCTTCTTATACTTTGGGACATATCCAGAAAATTGCACCGTCAGATGCTCTAGATTAATTCGGCAATGGATCGCTGCAGGGTTTATAAAGGAGCAGAGAGGGAAAACATTGGAAGATGTTGCGGAAGAATACTTGACCGAGCTTATCCAAAGAAGCCTAGTTCAAGTGTCATTAGTTGATGATTTTAGTGGGAAACTCAGAGAATGTCAAGTCCATGATGTCATGCGGGAGGCCGTGATCCTATTAAAGACTAAAGATATAAGCATTTCTGAATTTTTGGAAGAAGATTCAAGTTTCAACGAAAATTCCAGGCACCTGTGTGTTTATAGCATTGCATACAATATTTTTGGTAGCATCGAAAACTCTCGTGCCCATTCCTTGTGTTTTTTCAAAGGCATAGGTGAGCCACAAAATCCTCTTACTGCTTGTAGCAACTTGTACAAAAGATTCAAGTTGTTGAGAGTACTGGACTTTGAAGATAGTCTACTTGACAATCTCCCTGAGGAAGTTGGATACATATACCACTTGAGGTATTTGAGCTTGAGGAATACAAGAGTGAAGATTCTTCCGAAATCCATGGGGAAGCTTGTGAACCTTGAGACTCTAGATTTGAAGCATTCCCTAGTGCATCAAATACCTCTTGAAATCAATAAGCTTCCTAAGCTTAGAAGTCTTTTAGCATACACTGAGGAAAAGAACAAAGAGTTCAGTTTCACTAGTCGACGAGCCGTGGGGATTCAGGATGGGATCGAGTGTTGGGGAAACCTGCAAAAGCTATATGCTGTGGAGGCATCAAATAGCCTTGTTAAAGGAGTAGGGAATTCGACGCAGTTAAGAACGTTGGGAATTCATAAACTGACCAGAAAACAAGGGAAAGATCTATGCGCGTCCATTGGAAAGATGCCTCAGTTGCAATCATTGGAAGTAAAAGCAATAAATAGTGATGAAATTGTTGATATACAGCATATCTCCAATCCACCTCAACGTCTTCAAGGTTTCTATTTGATGGGGCGTCTAGAAAAGCTACCTGATTGGATTGCAGGACTTTGTCTTTTAACTCGATTAAGTTTATGTTGGTCGGGACTAGCAGGTGATCAGGATCCCTTAAAAGTCCTACAAGTTCTACCCAATTTAATGCAGCTTGTGATCCATGAGGCGTTTAGTTGTGAGGAGCTGCACTTTGAAAGAGGATTTCTGAAACTGAAGGACCTCAGGCTCAGACACTTGAAAGGCCTGAAGTTGATGACAATACACAATGGAGCATTGCCCCTTCTTGAAACTTTGTATGTTGGACCTAGTCCGCAACTGCAACAGGTGCCCTCTGGCATTCGCCACCTCGAAAATCTTAAATCTCTATTATTGGTTGATATGCCTTCGCGTTTAATGGATGGGATTCATGTCCAAGAAACACAGCATCGCGTAGGTCCCAAAGTGTTTTTTATTCAGAGCATTATAGGTACTAATACATTCAGAACCGTCAAAGTAATAGATTCAGCGATTTTCGTGTAA